GCGCCGAATACCCAGCAGCCCCGGAGCGCATGGCGCGCACTCCGGGGCCGCCTTGATTCACACCCTTACGGGCTGAGGAACAACGTCAGTGGTTGACGCAGGTGTTACCGAAGGTGGGGTTCAGCAGCCCGACGATGTTGAGCGTGTTGCCACAGGCGTTGACCGGCACCGAGACCGGCACCTGGACGACATTGCCGGACGCGATGCCGGGCGAGTTGACTGCAGCTCCCTGGGCGCCCGAGTGCGCAGCGGCCACGCCCGCGCCGGCGAGCACGAGACCACTGGTGGCAGCCGCAGCAGCGACGACCTTCTTGAGCATGGGTTCCTCCTTGTTGGCAATGCGGTCCCAGCCGCGGACCGCATAGATGTAACGACGAGGAGGTGGGCGAGCTACGTGATGCTTTGGCCATTCACCCTTTCCGGTTAAGTGCGCGGCAGAAGCGCACACGTTGGCGAAATACTCAGGCCTCGTCCAGGAACCGGTCGAGCACCCGCGCGCCGAACTTCAGTCCGTCGAGCGGCACTCGCTCGTCCACACCGTGGAACATCCCGGCGAAGTCCAGCTCCGGCGGCAGCTTGAGCGGCGCGAACCCGAAGCCGCGGATGCCCAGGTCGTCGAAGGACTTGGCGTCGGTGCCGCCCGAGAGCATGTACGGCACGGCACGCGCGATCGGGTCCTCGGCCCTGAGCGCCGTCTGCATGGCGTCGACCAGGTCGCCGTCGAAGGAGGTCTCCAGTGCCTTGTCGGCATGAACGTCCTCGCGCTTGACCTTTGGCCCGAGGATCCGGTCGAGGTCGGCAAGGAACTCCTCCTCGTACCCCGGCAGGAAGCGGCCGTCGACGTGGGCCGTCGCCTGCCCCGGGATCACATTGACCTTGTACCCCGCGCCGAGCATCGTCGGGGCGGCGGTGTTGCGCAGGGTCGCCCCGATGAGCTTCGCGATGCCGCCGAGCTTGGCGAGGGTGGCTTCCATGTCCTCGGGGTCGAGCGGGGTGCCGAGCGCGTCGGACAGCTCGTCGAGGAAGGACCGCACGGTCTTGGTCACCCGGACCGGGAACCGGTGCCGGCCGAGCCGGCCGACCGCCTCGCACAGCTCCGTGATCGCGTTGTCGGTGTTGGTCATGGAACCGTGCCCGGCGGTGCCCTCCACCGTGAGCCGCATCCAGTGCATGCCCTTCTGGGCGGTCTCCACCAGATACAGCCGCAGATTCTCGTTGACGGTGAAGGAGAAGCCGCCGACCTCGCTGATCGCCTCGGTCACCCCGTCGAAGAGCCCGGGGTGCTTGTCCACCAGGAAGCGGGCGCCGTAGGTGCCACCGGCCTCCTCGTCGGCGAGGAAGGCGAGGACGACGTCGCGCGGCGGCTTACGGCCGGAGCGCATCCGGTCGCGGACGACGGCGAGCGTCATCGCATCCATGTCCTTCATGTCGACCGCGCCGCGCCCCCACAGGCAGCCGTCCGCGATCTCGCCCGCGAAGGGGTGGTGGGTCCAGTCGTCGGCGTCGGCGGGCACGACGTCGGTGTGGCCGTGGATCAGCAGCGCGGGCCGGGAGGGGTCCTCGCCCTCGATCCGCGCCACCGTCGAGGCCCGCCCCTTGTGGGACTCGAAGATCTGGGGTTCGAGCCCCACCTCGGCGAGCTTCTCGGCGACGTACTCGGCGGCGGCGCGCTCGCCGGGGCCGGAGTGGTCGCCGTAGTTGCTGGTGTCGATCCGGATCAGATCACGACAGAGGTCGACGACCTCGTCCTCGGCGCTCGGGCCCGTTCCGCTACGGCCGGGCTTCGACTCGCTCACGCTGCCTCCTCGTGGTTCGCCGCCGGGAGCCGCCACAGCCCGGCGGCCCCGGCGTGGGTCCACGGCCATCCTCTCTCTCCCACCCGCACAGCCCAAGGCCGCAATGCTGCCGACACACGCCCGTCACGAGTCCCCCGGGAGCGCCCGGCCGGGTGATCGAGCACCCCTGGATGTTTGCTATTGTTTTCCTTGTCGGAAGGGCAGCGGCCCCGAAGACAGACACCTTGTCCGGGTGGCGGAATGGCAGACGCGCTAGCTTGAGGTGCTAGTGCCCTTTATCGGGCGTGGGGGTTCAAGTCCCCCCTCGGACACCAGTGAAAAACCCCAGCTCAGCTGGGGTTTTTTGGTTTTTGCGGCCAGGTGGGACCCGCGCCGTGCGCGGAAGGTCAGCCGGCGCAGGTGGTCGGGGTGGCGTGGGCGGGGTCGAGGGCGTTGGTGATCTCGTGGAAGGCCAGGCGGTCGACGACGCCGATCGCCACGTGCCCGGAGAGGTCGAGCGAGCAGCGGTCCTGGATGAGGATGTTGGTGACGTCGGGGCCGGAGAGATATCCGGACCGGTAGGGCGTGACGATCTCGTCGTACTTCGTCGCGATCACCGTGTAGCGGACGCCGGGCACGGTGTCGCCGCCCTCGTTCAGGCGCCGCAGGAAGTCGGAGCCCGTCGCCTGGTCGGTCAGTCCGGGGGTGAGGCCGTGTATCGCGTCCCGGGCGCCGGGGACGATGTCGAGGAGCTTGGTCAGGCCGAGCAGGGTCGTGCCGTGGTTGTCGGGGGCGATGCCGACGAGGGCGTTCACCTTGGCCGCGCCGCCGAGGAATTTGAGGTAGTGGCGGGGCATCAGGGCGCCCTGGGAGTGGCCGACCAGGTCGGCCTTGCGCGCGCCGGTGGCCGCCAGGACCTTGTCGACGAACGCGGAGAGCTGTTCGGCCGACTTCGCGACCGGGCCGAGGCCGTGGAAGAAGGGCACGCCCGGCAGTTGTCCGTAGTCGAGGGAGAAGACGCAGTAGCCGCGGTCCACCAAGTGGGGGGCGAGGGTGACCCAGTTGTCGACGGAGTTGGCGAGCGTGCCGTGGACGAGGACGACGGGCCGGGGGTGGGCGGCGGTGGGCTTGCAGGAGTAGTCGTTCCACCCGCTGGTCACGGCCGGGGCGCGGGTGGGGGCGGCGGCCGCGGCGCTCGGGGCCGCCACGGCGGCGAACGCCAGGGCGAGAGCGGGCAGCAGGGTGCGGAGGGGTCTCCAGGTCAGCGTCATCCGAACACCTCGTGAGGGAGTGATGAGCACACTGATGTCCACCCGGTGATCCGGGTGGCGGCAGGCCGGAAAGCGGGCTGAGAGCCCGTCACGTTACTTCCGAGTAGGATGCGGGCTTGTCAGGCACCCGTCAATACATGCGACCCGAACGACTCATCGGCCCCTGCGCTCACTCACGCCACGTCCAGCGTCGCCGCGGGCCCCACCGCGGCCACCCCGAAGCGCGCCCGCGCCCGGTCGACGGCCGCCTCGACGCGGTACGCCTTGTCGTCCGCGAGGTCGAACGTCAGCTGGCGCGAGGCGAGCGCGGCGTCGCCGAGCCCCTCCGCGCGCAGCGCCACGGACCGCACCCGGGCACGCTGCAGTCCGAGTGCGCCGTGCAGCGCGTATGCCGTGGCGGTCAGCGCCGGGGTGTGCGCGGTGGGCTCGGCGAAGGTCCTGGAGCGGGTGGTCGAGGAGCCGTCGGCGTAGCGGACGGTGAGCGTCAGTCCGCGGGCCACCTGCCGGCCCTCCCGCAGCCGGGCCCCCAGGCCGTCGGCGAGCGTGAGCAGCGCGCGGCGCCGGTACTCCGCGTCCAGTTCGTCGTGGGTGAAGCGGTGTTCGGCACCCATCGAGCGGGCCCGTTCGTCGGGGGTGACGGGGGTCGGGTCGAGGCCGTGCGCCCGTTCGTGGATCCGGCGCCCGGCGGTCGCGCCGAGGATGCGCTGCAGCGCGGACAGCGGTGCCGCGGCGATCCGGCCGATGCTGTCGAGGCCGTACGAGCAGAGGGTGCGGGCGGTGGCGGGCCCCACACCGTAGAGCGCGGCGGCGGGCTTGCGCGCGAGGAACGCCGCCACCGCCTCCGGGTCACCGGGGAGTTCGCGGACCGCTCCGGGCGCCCCGTCCTGCGCGGCCATCCGCGCGAGCATCGGGTTGTCCGCGATCCCGACCGTGCAGTCCACGCTGTAGTGGGCGAGCGTGCGTACGCGCAACAGCTCGGCGAGCTCGGCCGCGTCGTGCCCGAAGTAGCGCACGGCGCCGCGGACGTCCATCAGCGCGGCGTCGGGGGGCAGCGCCTGAACGACGGGCGTCACCTCGGCGAGGAGGGCGAGCAGGCCGTCGTAGGTCTCCTCGTCCAGGGCAGTGCCCGTGCCGCCGGCGGCATGGAAGTGCACGTACAGGACGGTGGCTCCGCCCCCGGTTTCGGGAAGGGGCGGGACCGGGGAAAGCCTTCGCGTGTTCATCCCGCACTCCCCTGGCTCGCGTGCCACAGCTTGCGCCCCGTGGCCGCCCCTTCACCCGCGGGCCGCAGATCCGCCCACGGGTGCATGGCGTAGCCGGTGGGCAGGTGGATCCGGCGGTCCGGTCCGGCGGGGGCCGGCTCGGCCGCGGATCCGGCCAGCACCGCGGCCACCGCGCCCAGGCCGCCCTCCGCGCGCAGCGCGGTGAGCTCCGCCAGGTCCCACGCCGCCGCGCCCACCACGCTGAGGCTGCGCGGTCCGCGGCGCTGCACCACCCCGCGGACCAGCAGCAGCCAGGAGTGGAAGACCGTGTGCGCGCACGCGGCGTGGGAGTCGTCGAAGAAGGCGCAGTCGACCAGGCCGGTGCCGTCGTCGAGGGTGGCGAAGACGACCCGCTTGCCCGAGCGGATCGGCGGGGTCTGGACGGCGGCCTTGGCGCCCGCGACCAGGACGGTCTCGCCGTGCCGCGCGTCGCGCAGCCGCTTCGCCGGCAGTGCGCCCAGCTCCGCCAGGAACTCCCGGTGGTCGGACATCAGATGGCGGGAGGTGTCCATGCCGAGCACGCTCAGCTCCGCACCGAGGCGCTCGGCGTCGTCGAGGTCGGGCAGCCCGGCCGGTTCGGCCCGCGCGCTGTCGACCAGCGGCAGCTGGGCCGTGGCGCCGCGCTGCCGCCGGTGGAGTTCGGCGATGTGCAGGAGCAGGTCCCGGCGGTTGGTGCCGAAGGCGTCCAGCGCCCCGACCCGCGCGAGCCGTTCGGCGACGGGCCGGGAGGGGTGGGCGCGCAGCCACAGGTCCTGGAGGGAGGTGTACGGGCGGCCGGCCGTGATCCGGCCCGTCTCGGCCTCGGTGATGCCGTGCACCTCGGAGAGCGCGAGCCGGATGCCGTACCCCTCCTTCTCGGACACCAGTTCGATCCGATAGGCCGCCGCCGACCGGTTCACGTCCAGCGGCAGGATCGGTACCCCGCGTCGCCGCGCGTCCGCCAGCAGCAGTCGTTTCGGGTACATCCCCGGGTCGTGGGTGAGCAGCCCGGCGTAGAAGGCCGCCGGGTGGTGCGCCTTCAGCCAGGCCGACTGGTAGGTGGGCACGGCGAAGGCGACGGCGTGCGCCTTGCAGAAGCCGTACGAACCGAAGGCCTCGACGATCTCCCAGGTGCGGCGGGCGACGTCGGGCGGGTAGCCGCGCCCCGCCGCCTCGGCCGCGAACCAGGCCCGCACCCGGCCCAGCAGCTCGGGGTCGGACAGCGCGCGGCGCGTCTCGTCCGCGAAGTCCCGGTCGCAGCCGGTCATGATCCGCAGGATCTCGATGATCTGCTCGTGGAAGACGACCACGCCGTAGGTCTCGCCCAGCGCCTCCGCCAGGTCCGGGTGCGGGAGGCGGACGGGTGCCCGTCCGTGCCGGGCGTCGATGAAGGGCCGCACCATGTCGGCCGAGACCGGGCCCGGCCGGAAGAGCGAGATGTCGACCACGAGGTCGTGGAAGGTCGAGGGCTGGAGCCGCCCGATCAGGTCCCGCTGGCCGGGTGATTCGATCTGGAAGCAGCCGAGCGTCTCGGTGGACCGGATCAGCTCGTAGGTCGCCCGGTCGCCCGGCTTCACCTGGGCGGGGTCGTCCAGGTCCAGCCGGTGCCCGGTGGCCCGTTCGATCTCCCCCACCGCGTGCGCCATCGCGGACTGCATCCGCACCCCCAGGACATCGAGCTTGAGCAGCCCGAGGTCCTCCACGTCGTCCTTGTCGAACTGGGACATCGCGAACCCCTCGCCGCTGGTCGGCACGACGGGGGTACGGCCGCGCAGGGTCGCGTCCGACAGCAGCACCCCGCACGGGTGCATGGCGATCCCGCGCGGCAGCGCGTCCAGCGCCTCGACGAGGCCCCACAGCCTGGTGTCGGCGGGCCCGTACCGTCCGGCGGCGACACCGCGCAGCTCGGGCAGCTCCGCCAGGGCGGCCCGGGCGTCGCGCGCCCGGATGTGCGGGAAGGCCTTGGCGAGCCGGTCCACCTCGGCGGGTTCCATGCCGAGGGCCGCGCCCACGTCCCGCACGGCGTGCCGCACCCGGTAGGTCTCGGGCATGGCGACGGTCGCGACCCGCTCGGCGCCGAACCGGTCGAAGATCGCGCGGTAGACGTCCAGGCGGCGCGCGGACTCGACGTCGATGTCGATGTCGGGCAGCGCGGCCCGGTGCCTCGACAGGAAGCGCTCCATCAGCAGGCCGTGCTCGACGGGGTCGGCGTGGGTGATGCCCAGCAGATGGTTGACGAGGGAGCCCGCGCCGGAGCCCCGGGCGGCGACCCGGATGCCGAGCGCCCGGGTGTCGTCGACGACCTGGGCGACGGTGAGGAAGTACGAGGCGAAGCCGCGCTGCTCGATGGTGCGCAGTTCGAGATCCAGCCGGTCCCAGTAGCGGCGGTCGCGGTCGTGGCGGCGCAGCACCAGGCCCGCCGCGCAGCGGGAGCGCAGCACCCGGTCGGCGGTGCGCGGCCCGGCTCCGACCAGGTGGGGCTCGGGGAAGTGGACGGACCCCAGACCCAGGTGGTCCTCGGGGTCGACGAGACACGCGGCGGCGGTCTCCTCGGTCATGGTGAGCAGCCGGTGCGCGGTGTCGCGCCGGAAGCCGGCGGCCTCCGCGATCCGGCCGGCGAGGGCGGCCATGTCGCCGGGCCCCTTGAGCCAGCGCTCACCGCTGTCGAGCCCTTCGGGCCTGCGGAGGTCGATCGGCACCAGCCGCCGGGCCGCGTCGAGGACGTCGGCGACGGGGCCCTGCCCGGGGTCGGCGTAGCGCACGGCGTTGGTCAGGACGGCCCGTACGCCCTGTTCGACGGCGAAGCCGGTGGTACGGGCGGCGAGCCGCAGGGAACCGGGACCGGTGCCGGTGCGGCCGTGGCAGACGACCTCCAGCCGCAGGGCGGCACCGAACACTTCACGCCAGGGGGCGAGCAGCCGCGCGGCCCGGTCGGGGCGGCCGGCGGCGAGCGCGCGACCGACCTCGGAGTCCGCGCCGAGCAGCACGGTGACCGGGGAGTCCCCGGTCGTGGCGGCCGCCGCGCCGGAGAGACCGGAAAGACCGGAGAGACCCGAAAGATCCGAGAGGCCGGAGAGAGCCGAGAGGTCTTCCCAGGTCAGTTCGGGCCGGTCGGTGCCGCCCGCGTGGGCGGCGGAGACCAGCCCGCACAGCGCCGCCCAGCCGGCCGCGCCGTCCCGGGCGAGGAAGACCGCGCGGGGCGCGGACTCGTCGACGAACGCCCCGCCGCGCACGGGGGTGCGCCGCCGGACGGTCGGGCTGGCCTCGGGCTCGGGTTCCCGGACGGCCAGGTCCACGCCGAACAGCGGCCGGACCCCGGCCTTCGCGCTCGCCTTGGCGAACCGGACCGTACCGGCGAGGCTGTCGCGGTCGGTGAGGGCGATCGCGTCCATGCCGCGCTCGGCGGCCCGCTCGGCCAGCCGTTCCGGGTGCGAGGCCCCGTACCGCATCGAGAACCCCGACGCGGTGTGCAGGTGCGTGAACCCTGCCATCGCACCTCCTGCGCTTGTGCACCCCCTGACCGATCCGGAGCCCCTCCGGTATCCACCATAAACCAACTCTCGAACGTTCGTACGAATGAATTCGGCCGCCCAGGCCTGCCGGCCATCCCTCGGTCGCGACGGCGACCGAGGGATGGCCGGGGCCGTCGGTTCCGGCAGCCGGTCTCAGAGCGATCTCAGAGCGATCTCAGAGCATGATGAGCAGACGCGTCTTCGGCTTGAGCTTCCTGTTCACCGAACGGCTCTGCACATAGACCTCCAGCTTCGGGTTGTTCCCCGCCTTCACCGAGACGGTCCCCTGGATGCCCGCACCGAACAGAAGGCTGCGCGCCGCGTCGCCCGTGTAGGCGCGGTCGGTGTCCTTCTCCACCACGATGACTTCTTTGTTCGGCTGGACCTGGGCCCGGGCGCCCAGCTGGTAGTAACAGGCACCGCGCTCGTACGTCACGCCGGGATGCGATTCGACGAAGGGGCGGATCTCGGCCTCCTTGTCGACCTTCAGGAGCCGGTACATATTCGCGGGAATCGGTTCGAGATTCGCCCGCACCTCGTCGATCGATATGTCCTGGCCGACGGCGAACAGATTCTTTGTGCCGCGCACCCCCTGCTCGCGGGCGCGCAGGAAACTGGTGGCGGCGGCGCGCACGGTGCCGATGGCCTCCTCGACGCCCTCCTGGGAATCCGCATCCCAGATGGCGATGTTTCCGGCCGGGAAACCGTAGTTCTGGGCGGTCCGCTTGGCCAGGGAGTTCGGCACGAGAATCGCGGAAGTCCAATGGCCCGGGAGCCCGCCCATCTTCGCCGCGATCCTGTCGAGCCACGGGCCGAGGATGGCCATGTCGCCGTCGTGCCGCCGGTCGCCACCGGAGGCGTTTTCCTCACCATCCGTCACCACGATCTGGAGGAAGCTGTGCTCACCGTATTCCTCCCAGATATGCCCCAGGTCGTCCAGGGACTTCAGAGAAGCCTCGATGAGGGCGGTAGCGCCATTGTTGACCCGGTACAGCCCGCGCATGGACGGCAGATGCTTCACGTCCATGTCCCACACCA
The window above is part of the Streptomyces syringium genome. Proteins encoded here:
- a CDS encoding DNA polymerase Y family protein, coding for MNTRRLSPVPPLPETGGGATVLYVHFHAAGGTGTALDEETYDGLLALLAEVTPVVQALPPDAALMDVRGAVRYFGHDAAELAELLRVRTLAHYSVDCTVGIADNPMLARMAAQDGAPGAVRELPGDPEAVAAFLARKPAAALYGVGPATARTLCSYGLDSIGRIAAAPLSALQRILGATAGRRIHERAHGLDPTPVTPDERARSMGAEHRFTHDELDAEYRRRALLTLADGLGARLREGRQVARGLTLTVRYADGSSTTRSRTFAEPTAHTPALTATAYALHGALGLQRARVRSVALRAEGLGDAALASRQLTFDLADDKAYRVEAAVDRARARFGVAAVGPAATLDVA
- a CDS encoding vWA domain-containing protein, which gives rise to MSANRIQHKVNHVALVVDCSGSMRPHQNQLVRVVDEFVAGLKAESDSLGHETRISLYSFDHKVENLVWDMDVKHLPSMRGLYRVNNGATALIEASLKSLDDLGHIWEEYGEHSFLQIVVTDGEENASGGDRRHDGDMAILGPWLDRIAAKMGGLPGHWTSAILVPNSLAKRTAQNYGFPAGNIAIWDADSQEGVEEAIGTVRAAATSFLRAREQGVRGTKNLFAVGQDISIDEVRANLEPIPANMYRLLKVDKEAEIRPFVESHPGVTYERGACYYQLGARAQVQPNKEVIVVEKDTDRAYTGDAARSLLFGAGIQGTVSVKAGNNPKLEVYVQSRSVNRKLKPKTRLLIML
- a CDS encoding M20/M25/M40 family metallo-hydrolase, with amino-acid sequence MSESKPGRSGTGPSAEDEVVDLCRDLIRIDTSNYGDHSGPGERAAAEYVAEKLAEVGLEPQIFESHKGRASTVARIEGEDPSRPALLIHGHTDVVPADADDWTHHPFAGEIADGCLWGRGAVDMKDMDAMTLAVVRDRMRSGRKPPRDVVLAFLADEEAGGTYGARFLVDKHPGLFDGVTEAISEVGGFSFTVNENLRLYLVETAQKGMHWMRLTVEGTAGHGSMTNTDNAITELCEAVGRLGRHRFPVRVTKTVRSFLDELSDALGTPLDPEDMEATLAKLGGIAKLIGATLRNTAAPTMLGAGYKVNVIPGQATAHVDGRFLPGYEEEFLADLDRILGPKVKREDVHADKALETSFDGDLVDAMQTALRAEDPIARAVPYMLSGGTDAKSFDDLGIRGFGFAPLKLPPELDFAGMFHGVDERVPLDGLKFGARVLDRFLDEA
- a CDS encoding DNA polymerase III subunit alpha: MAGFTHLHTASGFSMRYGASHPERLAERAAERGMDAIALTDRDSLAGTVRFAKASAKAGVRPLFGVDLAVREPEPEASPTVRRRTPVRGGAFVDESAPRAVFLARDGAAGWAALCGLVSAAHAGGTDRPELTWEDLSALSGLSDLSGLSGLSGLSGAAAATTGDSPVTVLLGADSEVGRALAAGRPDRAARLLAPWREVFGAALRLEVVCHGRTGTGPGSLRLAARTTGFAVEQGVRAVLTNAVRYADPGQGPVADVLDAARRLVPIDLRRPEGLDSGERWLKGPGDMAALAGRIAEAAGFRRDTAHRLLTMTEETAAACLVDPEDHLGLGSVHFPEPHLVGAGPRTADRVLRSRCAAGLVLRRHDRDRRYWDRLDLELRTIEQRGFASYFLTVAQVVDDTRALGIRVAARGSGAGSLVNHLLGITHADPVEHGLLMERFLSRHRAALPDIDIDVESARRLDVYRAIFDRFGAERVATVAMPETYRVRHAVRDVGAALGMEPAEVDRLAKAFPHIRARDARAALAELPELRGVAAGRYGPADTRLWGLVEALDALPRGIAMHPCGVLLSDATLRGRTPVVPTSGEGFAMSQFDKDDVEDLGLLKLDVLGVRMQSAMAHAVGEIERATGHRLDLDDPAQVKPGDRATYELIRSTETLGCFQIESPGQRDLIGRLQPSTFHDLVVDISLFRPGPVSADMVRPFIDARHGRAPVRLPHPDLAEALGETYGVVVFHEQIIEILRIMTGCDRDFADETRRALSDPELLGRVRAWFAAEAAGRGYPPDVARRTWEIVEAFGSYGFCKAHAVAFAVPTYQSAWLKAHHPAAFYAGLLTHDPGMYPKRLLLADARRRGVPILPLDVNRSAAAYRIELVSEKEGYGIRLALSEVHGITEAETGRITAGRPYTSLQDLWLRAHPSRPVAERLARVGALDAFGTNRRDLLLHIAELHRRQRGATAQLPLVDSARAEPAGLPDLDDAERLGAELSVLGMDTSRHLMSDHREFLAELGALPAKRLRDARHGETVLVAGAKAAVQTPPIRSGKRVVFATLDDGTGLVDCAFFDDSHAACAHTVFHSWLLLVRGVVQRRGPRSLSVVGAAAWDLAELTALRAEGGLGAVAAVLAGSAAEPAPAGPDRRIHLPTGYAMHPWADLRPAGEGAATGRKLWHASQGSAG
- a CDS encoding esterase/lipase family protein, with the protein product MTLTWRPLRTLLPALALAFAAVAAPSAAAAAPTRAPAVTSGWNDYSCKPTAAHPRPVVLVHGTLANSVDNWVTLAPHLVDRGYCVFSLDYGQLPGVPFFHGLGPVAKSAEQLSAFVDKVLAATGARKADLVGHSQGALMPRHYLKFLGGAAKVNALVGIAPDNHGTTLLGLTKLLDIVPGARDAIHGLTPGLTDQATGSDFLRRLNEGGDTVPGVRYTVIATKYDEIVTPYRSGYLSGPDVTNILIQDRCSLDLSGHVAIGVVDRLAFHEITNALDPAHATPTTCAG
- a CDS encoding chaplin; amino-acid sequence: MLKKVVAAAAATSGLVLAGAGVAAAHSGAQGAAVNSPGIASGNVVQVPVSVPVNACGNTLNIVGLLNPTFGNTCVNH